In Gossypium raimondii isolate GPD5lz chromosome 12, ASM2569854v1, whole genome shotgun sequence, a single window of DNA contains:
- the LOC105762362 gene encoding putative EG45-like domain containing protein 1, translating to MENYSLFFVGMVACLISFASATPGIATFYTKYVPSACFGNQDQGKMIAAAGDALWDNGTVCGKMFTVTCTGPRNPVPHPCTGKSVNVKIVDHCPRCPSTIDLSQEAFTIIANPVAGVINVDYKQYA from the exons ATGGAGAATTATAGTTTGTTTTTTGTTGGTATGGTTGCCTGCCTTATCTCCTTTGCTTCAGCAACACCAGGGATTGCCACCTTTTATACAAAATATGTTC CTTCTGCATGCTTTGGAAACCAAGATCAAGGAAAAATGATTGCTGCAGCTGGTGATGCATTGTGGGATAATGGGACAGTGTGTGGGAAAATGTTCACTGTGACCTGCACGGGACCCCGAAACCCCGTACCACATCCATGCACAGGCAAGAGCGTTAATGTGAAGATTGTTGATCACTGTCCAAGATGTCCATCAACCATCGATCTCTCCCAAGAGGCCTTCACTATTATTGCCAACCCTGTTGCTGGTGTCATTAACGTCGACTACAAGCAGTATGCATAG